In Zea mays cultivar B73 chromosome 7, Zm-B73-REFERENCE-NAM-5.0, whole genome shotgun sequence, the following proteins share a genomic window:
- the LOC103633571 gene encoding uncharacterized protein isoform X1, whose product MPLGVQDRRTALSVCWQDWSPEATQAERMCCLHHGPLVLQHNQVMKHELYISFQVPSSVTLNILSNVWRPRSLGLPVARRSVMAQDDPVVSAQWMHEHLVMPDVKARQIVGSAVLVKARDRPEIEDDEFYSLDLYCQGYRQARRNSWSGFQFRRWRSSTEKCGLHLRRGYLSSILVLTRDRRKKGMRWLGLHHPFLASMLASTAMICILKEIKNVSGP is encoded by the exons ATGCCGTTGGGTGTACAGGATCGACGGACTGCCCTATCTGTGTG TTGGCAAGACTGGTCGCCAGAAGCTACTCAAGCAGAAAGGATGTGTTGTTTGCATCACGGGCCTTTAGTGCTTCAG CATAATCAGGTTATGAAGCACGAATTGTACATCAGCTTTCAGGTGCCAAGTTCAGTTACCTTGAATATTTTAAGTAATG TCTGGCGACCTAGGTCTCTTGGCTTGCCCGTAGCCCGCCGGTCAGTAATGGCGCAGGATGATCCGGTTGTTTCTGCTCAGTGGATGCACGAGCACCTAGTGATGCCtgatgttaag GCTAGGCAAATAGTTGGTTCAGCTGTACTTGTGAAAGCTCGAGATAGACCAGAAATTGAGGATGATGAATTCTATTCACTTGACCTTTATTGTCAAG GATACAGGCAAGCTCGTAGGAACAGTTGGTCAGGGTTTCAATTTCGGAGGTGGAGATCTTCTACAG AGAAATGCGGATTACACCTCCGAAGGGGTTACTTGAGCTCAATTCTCGTTCTGACAAGAGATCGAAGAAAGAAAGGCATGCGATGGTTAGGTCTGCATCATCCTTTTCTAGCATCCATGCTCGCATCTACAGCCATGATTTGCATCTTAAAAGAAATAAAGAATGTGTCAGGTCCATAG
- the LOC103633571 gene encoding uncharacterized protein isoform X3 → MPLGVQDRRTALSVCWQDWSPEATQAERMCCLHHGPLVLQHNQVMKHELYISFQVPSSVTLNILSNVWRPRSLGLPVARRSVMAQDDPVVSAQWMHEHLVMPDVKARQIVGSAVLVKARDRPEIEDDEFYSLDLYCQGYRQARRNSWSGFQFRRWRSSTGDNGLF, encoded by the exons ATGCCGTTGGGTGTACAGGATCGACGGACTGCCCTATCTGTGTG TTGGCAAGACTGGTCGCCAGAAGCTACTCAAGCAGAAAGGATGTGTTGTTTGCATCACGGGCCTTTAGTGCTTCAG CATAATCAGGTTATGAAGCACGAATTGTACATCAGCTTTCAGGTGCCAAGTTCAGTTACCTTGAATATTTTAAGTAATG TCTGGCGACCTAGGTCTCTTGGCTTGCCCGTAGCCCGCCGGTCAGTAATGGCGCAGGATGATCCGGTTGTTTCTGCTCAGTGGATGCACGAGCACCTAGTGATGCCtgatgttaag GCTAGGCAAATAGTTGGTTCAGCTGTACTTGTGAAAGCTCGAGATAGACCAGAAATTGAGGATGATGAATTCTATTCACTTGACCTTTATTGTCAAG GATACAGGCAAGCTCGTAGGAACAGTTGGTCAGGGTTTCAATTTCGGAGGTGGAGATCTTCTACAGGTGATAATGGGCTCTTCTGA
- the LOC103633571 gene encoding uncharacterized protein isoform X5, which produces MAQDDPVVSAQWMHEHLVMPDVKARQIVGSAVLVKARDRPEIEDDEFYSLDLYCQGYRQARRNSWSGFQFRRWRSSTEKCGLHLRRGYLSSILVLTRDRRKKGMRWLGLHHPFLASMLASTAMICILKEIKNVSGP; this is translated from the exons ATGGCGCAGGATGATCCGGTTGTTTCTGCTCAGTGGATGCACGAGCACCTAGTGATGCCtgatgttaag GCTAGGCAAATAGTTGGTTCAGCTGTACTTGTGAAAGCTCGAGATAGACCAGAAATTGAGGATGATGAATTCTATTCACTTGACCTTTATTGTCAAG GATACAGGCAAGCTCGTAGGAACAGTTGGTCAGGGTTTCAATTTCGGAGGTGGAGATCTTCTACAG AGAAATGCGGATTACACCTCCGAAGGGGTTACTTGAGCTCAATTCTCGTTCTGACAAGAGATCGAAGAAAGAAAGGCATGCGATGGTTAGGTCTGCATCATCCTTTTCTAGCATCCATGCTCGCATCTACAGCCATGATTTGCATCTTAAAAGAAATAAAGAATGTGTCAGGTCCATAG
- the LOC103633571 gene encoding uncharacterized protein isoform X4, whose translation MPVENRESWKEYQVAHIPGALFFDLDGIVDRTTDARQIVGSAVLVKARDRPEIEDDEFYSLDLYCQGYRQARRNSWSGFQFRRWRSSTEKCGLHLRRGYLSSILVLTRDRRKKGMRWLGLHHPFLASMLASTAMICILKEIKNVSGP comes from the exons ATGCCGGTAGAGAACAGGGAATCATGGAAAGAATATCAG GTGGCACACATCCCCGGTGCGCTATTCTTCGACTTAGATGGCATAGTTGATCGGACAACTGAT GCTAGGCAAATAGTTGGTTCAGCTGTACTTGTGAAAGCTCGAGATAGACCAGAAATTGAGGATGATGAATTCTATTCACTTGACCTTTATTGTCAAG GATACAGGCAAGCTCGTAGGAACAGTTGGTCAGGGTTTCAATTTCGGAGGTGGAGATCTTCTACAG AGAAATGCGGATTACACCTCCGAAGGGGTTACTTGAGCTCAATTCTCGTTCTGACAAGAGATCGAAGAAAGAAAGGCATGCGATGGTTAGGTCTGCATCATCCTTTTCTAGCATCCATGCTCGCATCTACAGCCATGATTTGCATCTTAAAAGAAATAAAGAATGTGTCAGGTCCATAG
- the LOC103633571 gene encoding uncharacterized protein isoform X2: protein MPVENRESWKEYQVFSISYLIFLFEIIVGAKVFWYPQVAHIPGALFFDLDGIVDRTTDARQIVGSAVLVKARDRPEIEDDEFYSLDLYCQGYRQARRNSWSGFQFRRWRSSTEKCGLHLRRGYLSSILVLTRDRRKKGMRWLGLHHPFLASMLASTAMICILKEIKNVSGP from the exons ATGCCGGTAGAGAACAGGGAATCATGGAAAGAATATCAGGTTTTCAGCATCAGCTATCTCATCTTCCTTTTTGAGATAATTGTTGGAGCTAAAGTGTTCTGGTATCCTCAGGTGGCACACATCCCCGGTGCGCTATTCTTCGACTTAGATGGCATAGTTGATCGGACAACTGAT GCTAGGCAAATAGTTGGTTCAGCTGTACTTGTGAAAGCTCGAGATAGACCAGAAATTGAGGATGATGAATTCTATTCACTTGACCTTTATTGTCAAG GATACAGGCAAGCTCGTAGGAACAGTTGGTCAGGGTTTCAATTTCGGAGGTGGAGATCTTCTACAG AGAAATGCGGATTACACCTCCGAAGGGGTTACTTGAGCTCAATTCTCGTTCTGACAAGAGATCGAAGAAAGAAAGGCATGCGATGGTTAGGTCTGCATCATCCTTTTCTAGCATCCATGCTCGCATCTACAGCCATGATTTGCATCTTAAAAGAAATAAAGAATGTGTCAGGTCCATAG
- the LOC103633572 gene encoding LOW QUALITY PROTEIN: protein FLX-like 2 (The sequence of the model RefSeq protein was modified relative to this genomic sequence to represent the inferred CDS: substituted 1 base at 1 genomic stop codon) produces the protein MARQPWSNNGHRNSPSNSLDGGVPGPMPLLPFQDELAVGCXEICRIAANNTLVLEDILGLRQELAVIEDEIHILAKQTIPRLRVDNEMEYRDIIQGGMKLEEHMHALKLIKEEVLVLSSEKMELEALCKELFVKVQSLYRELEQIQSENKQIPAIREGLHDIQEEISRARMAYEHEKRAKVELLEESQAIESDFINIKIEAQRLRTELEKRRSGVFKHHAFGSYYKKIEHGIASSNW, from the exons ATGGCTCGGCAACCTTGGAGCAATAATGGTCATAGAAATTCCCCTTCAAATTCATTAGATGGAGGAGTTCCTGGACCCATGCCTCTGCTCCCTTTCCAGGACGAACTTGCAGTTGGTTGTTAAGAGATTTGTAGAATTGCTGCTAATAATACTCTTGTGCTAGAGGATATTTTGGGCCTTAGGCAAGAATTAGCTGTCATTGAAGACGAGATCCATATACTTGCCAAACAAACCATTCCTAGACTTCGTGTTGATAATGAAATGGAATACAGGGATATTATCCAGGGAGGCATGAAGTTAGAGGAACATATGCATGCTCTTAAACTTATCAAGGAAGAAGTGTTGGTCCTAAGTTCTGAAAAGATGGAGTTGGAAGCTTTGTGCAAAGAGCTATTTGTGAAGGTTCAGTCATTGTACAGGGAGCTGGAGCAGATCCAATCCGAGAACAAGCAGATACCTGCTATAAGAGAAGGGTTGCATGATATACAAGAGGAGATTTCGAGGGCCAG GATGGCATACGAGCATGAGAAACGTGCAAAAGTTGAGCTTCTTGAGGAGAGTCAGGCCATAGAGAGTGATTTTATCAACATAAAAATAGAAGCACAGAGATTacggacagagctggagaagcggAGGTCTGGTGTGTTCAAGCATCATGCATTTGGCTCATACTATAAAAAGATAGAGCATGGCATTGCATCCTCCAACTGGTAG